One window of the Acaryochloris sp. CCMEE 5410 genome contains the following:
- a CDS encoding sulfotransferase domain-containing protein, which yields MKITRILNKIDRRFHPSHIYALQPDHDLLRENRTYREAKDIVLLSYPRSGNTWLRRLLANSILEAQQYPSSIQSDIPFETVVPSIYTQSIKPPCLHRYDEVCHRIVKSHEHRDARKHKTVYLFRNPVDTLVSWHHFVSNSPSLLQQFPWVVDLSIDEFCLNAVDGWAKHIQQTRHYKDILLVEYEHLFQYPHQMLANILDFCRIPRSNIDLDQIIDNQSIRKLKSVTHSQELRKGGVGHGEVELRPSTVTELRQYQQMLNVTWKPQVERSLMTTM from the coding sequence ATGAAAATAACACGTATACTGAATAAAATTGATCGACGTTTTCATCCTTCTCATATCTATGCACTTCAGCCAGATCATGATTTGCTGAGAGAGAATAGAACCTATAGAGAAGCGAAAGATATTGTTCTTTTGTCTTATCCCAGATCTGGCAATACATGGCTGAGACGATTGCTAGCTAACTCGATTTTGGAAGCTCAACAATACCCATCTTCCATTCAATCTGATATTCCTTTTGAAACAGTGGTCCCGTCGATTTATACGCAAAGTATCAAACCACCCTGTTTGCACCGTTATGATGAGGTCTGCCACCGCATTGTTAAAAGCCATGAGCATAGAGATGCACGAAAACATAAGACGGTCTATTTATTTCGGAACCCTGTGGATACATTGGTCTCCTGGCATCACTTCGTTTCCAATTCTCCGAGCCTCTTACAGCAATTTCCTTGGGTGGTAGATCTTTCTATTGATGAGTTTTGCCTGAATGCCGTAGACGGCTGGGCCAAGCATATTCAACAGACGCGTCACTATAAGGACATCTTGTTGGTGGAATACGAACACTTATTTCAGTACCCCCATCAGATGCTGGCCAATATTTTGGATTTTTGTCGTATTCCCCGGAGCAATATTGATCTAGATCAGATTATTGACAACCAATCGATTCGCAAACTCAAGTCCGTGACCCATTCCCAAGAGCTGAGAAAAGGCGGAGTGGGACATGGCGAAGTTGAATTGCGACCCAGTACCGTCACTGAGCTACGGCAGTATCAGCAAATGCTCAATGTTACCTGGAAACCCCAAGTGGAACGTAGTCTGATGACTACAATGTAG
- a CDS encoding serine/threonine protein kinase: MIGQTLDGRYRIIQSLGVGGFGQTYIAEDTRRPGNPSCVVKLLQPASSDPEFLEVARRLFRSEAETLEQLGHHHQVPRLLAFFEQDQDFFLVQELIEGAPLTDELVLGEKWPESQVKSLLSEVLEVLDFIHSQGVIHRDIKPENIIRRRADQKLVLVDFGSVKQVRNQGLVTNPQTNITVVVGTPGYMASEQSQGKPRANSDLYSLGIIGIQALTGRPPSQFQEDVDGELIWRDQAAVSDALAQVLTQMVRPYFKLRYQTAADALQALHQTPDQTAVQFSPKPFTPPLESATSALEPTQVVASPTPARPPQRPSPPVAKSSGCAPWVFGFGAMALVMGLGMVGLTYWGVTDELFPFLQPEVANVDNGAALLEQAQQEARQSGDLDAAIAIATQIPSNSDSAEAAQTQIQTWQTAWQQQQDLFNRAKTAFDAKRWHVARDLAFKLPQNPYWDRRADPIYFAAKRKITDLERPTPTPTPTPTEPPEPTLEPSPSPDPTQPEEPTLSPSPEPSPIQSPVVIPVPLPTPTSPSSAPNEDPP; encoded by the coding sequence ATGATTGGGCAAACGTTAGATGGGCGCTATCGCATCATACAGTCTCTGGGGGTAGGGGGCTTTGGGCAAACCTATATTGCTGAGGATACAAGACGCCCCGGCAATCCCTCCTGTGTCGTTAAATTGCTACAGCCTGCCAGCAGCGACCCAGAGTTTTTAGAAGTGGCTCGCCGCCTATTTCGCAGTGAAGCTGAAACCTTAGAACAGTTGGGCCATCACCATCAAGTTCCCCGACTGCTCGCCTTTTTTGAGCAAGATCAAGACTTTTTCCTAGTCCAAGAACTGATTGAGGGAGCCCCGCTCACAGATGAGCTGGTTCTAGGGGAAAAGTGGCCCGAATCCCAAGTCAAATCCTTGCTGTCCGAAGTTTTAGAAGTCTTGGACTTTATCCATAGCCAAGGGGTGATTCATCGCGATATCAAACCCGAAAATATTATCCGTCGTCGAGCCGATCAGAAGCTGGTCTTGGTCGATTTTGGGTCTGTCAAGCAGGTCCGTAACCAAGGCTTAGTCACCAATCCACAAACCAATATCACCGTGGTTGTGGGCACTCCCGGATATATGGCCAGTGAGCAAAGTCAAGGAAAACCCCGTGCCAACAGCGACCTGTATTCTCTAGGGATTATTGGTATTCAAGCCCTGACTGGCAGGCCCCCCTCCCAATTTCAAGAAGATGTCGATGGTGAACTGATTTGGCGAGATCAGGCGGCGGTGAGTGATGCATTAGCCCAGGTCCTCACTCAAATGGTGCGCCCGTATTTTAAGTTGCGCTATCAAACCGCTGCTGATGCGTTACAAGCCCTCCATCAGACCCCTGATCAAACAGCCGTACAGTTCTCGCCTAAGCCCTTCACGCCTCCCCTAGAGTCAGCAACATCGGCCCTAGAGCCCACCCAAGTGGTTGCTTCACCGACGCCTGCCCGTCCACCACAGCGCCCATCCCCACCTGTCGCAAAATCATCTGGCTGTGCCCCCTGGGTGTTCGGCTTTGGCGCGATGGCCTTGGTCATGGGTCTAGGCATGGTCGGCCTTACCTACTGGGGGGTGACGGACGAGCTATTCCCGTTTCTTCAACCCGAAGTTGCCAATGTTGATAATGGTGCAGCGCTCTTAGAGCAGGCCCAACAAGAAGCCCGACAGTCTGGAGATTTAGATGCAGCCATTGCGATCGCAACCCAGATTCCCAGCAACAGCGACAGCGCCGAAGCAGCCCAAACCCAAATCCAGACCTGGCAAACGGCATGGCAACAACAACAAGACCTATTCAATCGCGCCAAAACGGCCTTTGATGCCAAACGATGGCACGTTGCCCGAGACTTGGCGTTTAAGTTGCCCCAAAATCCTTATTGGGATAGGCGAGCAGATCCCATTTACTTCGCTGCTAAGCGCAAAATCACTGACTTAGAGCGCCCTACACCCACTCCGACCCCAACCCCCACGGAACCCCCTGAACCCACATTAGAGCCGAGCCCCAGCCCAGACCCTACCCAGCCAGAAGAACCGACTCTCAGCCCTAGCCCAGAACCCTCACCGATACAATCTCCCGTCGTGATACCTGTGCCACTACCAACCCCTACCTCTCCTAGTTCTGCACCTAACGAAGATCCTCCATAA
- a CDS encoding cobalamin-binding protein, whose product MSRSDLRIVSLIPSGTEIVAALGCGSHLVGRSHECDYPEQVQTLPVCTVANLNAEQPSRDIHNQVMELLQSALGIYRLDLEQLQQLKPTHIVTQAQCDVCAVSLAEVEQALIQITDQTTQVISLQPSLLAHVWQDMERVATALGCDSQSILQQLQARIKACQQRQNIEHRPTIACIEWTDPLMIAGNWVPELVNLAGGDPCLGTIGQHSSWLTWEQLLAANPDMIICMPCGFNLQQTAQATQELAQQPQWQQLQAVQNQQVYLTDGNQYFNRPGPRLVDSMELLAEIFHPHIFPPRYAGHGWLKFH is encoded by the coding sequence ATGTCACGGTCAGACCTGCGGATTGTTTCTCTAATCCCGAGTGGGACAGAAATCGTAGCGGCTTTGGGATGCGGTAGCCATTTAGTGGGCCGCTCCCATGAATGTGACTATCCAGAACAGGTGCAAACTCTCCCGGTTTGCACGGTCGCCAATCTCAATGCCGAACAGCCCAGCCGGGATATCCATAATCAAGTCATGGAGCTGTTGCAGTCGGCCCTCGGCATTTATCGTTTAGATTTAGAGCAGCTCCAACAGCTTAAGCCAACCCATATTGTCACCCAAGCTCAATGCGACGTCTGCGCAGTGAGTCTAGCGGAGGTTGAGCAGGCCCTCATACAGATTACAGACCAAACCACCCAGGTGATTTCCCTACAGCCCAGTCTGTTAGCCCATGTTTGGCAGGATATGGAACGAGTTGCTACTGCCCTAGGATGCGACAGCCAATCGATCCTTCAGCAGCTCCAGGCACGCATTAAAGCCTGTCAGCAGCGCCAAAACATTGAGCATCGCCCCACCATTGCCTGTATTGAATGGACCGACCCACTGATGATTGCAGGAAACTGGGTCCCCGAACTGGTGAATCTGGCCGGAGGCGATCCCTGTCTAGGAACAATTGGTCAACATTCGAGCTGGCTAACTTGGGAACAACTGCTTGCGGCCAATCCAGATATGATTATCTGCATGCCCTGTGGCTTTAATCTGCAGCAAACAGCCCAGGCGACTCAAGAGCTGGCCCAACAGCCCCAATGGCAGCAGCTACAGGCCGTACAAAACCAGCAAGTATATCTTACGGATGGCAATCAATATTTCAATCGCCCCGGCCCTCGACTCGTGGATTCTATGGAACTTTTAGCGGAGATATTTCATCCCCATATCTTTCCTCCCCGTTATGCTGGGCATGGATGGCTAAAGTTTCACTAA
- a CDS encoding MFS transporter, which translates to MNDPISPDSGKLSFKTKLAYGAGDMGPGITATLLVFSLLFFLTNVAGLRPGLAGIVLLVGKISDAINDPIIGVLSDRTKSRWGRRHSWMLWGSIPFGLFFVLQWVVPHFSANAEINQWALFAYYTMIAVFFNIAFTAVNLPYTALTPELTQDYNERTSLNSFRFAFSISGSILALAIASLSANWFENPSQQYFAIGLGCAVLSVLPLYWCVWGTEERYTSETAEQIPMLEQVKIALSNRPFLFVIGIYLCSWLAFQLTAAIIPYYVTSWMKQDAYFQVALLVQVVAIIMLFVWSSISERIGKRMVYFMGMSLWIIAQSGLFFLQPGQIVGLYVLSMMAGVGVATAYLIPWSMLPDVIELDELKTGKRREGIFYAFMVFLQKLGLALGLFLVGLALESSGFISPTPGEALPIQPDSALLAIRIAIGPLPTLILLVGLLLAYFYPISREVHAEILLKLRERRLGLENTTHHAPPQMDVLDEQ; encoded by the coding sequence ATGAATGACCCCATATCTCCCGATTCTGGAAAATTAAGTTTCAAGACCAAGTTAGCCTATGGTGCTGGAGATATGGGACCCGGAATTACCGCGACCCTCCTGGTTTTTTCGCTACTCTTTTTTCTCACCAATGTTGCGGGTCTCAGGCCAGGACTAGCAGGAATCGTTCTCTTGGTTGGCAAAATTAGCGATGCCATCAATGATCCCATCATTGGTGTCTTAAGCGATCGGACGAAATCCCGATGGGGACGCCGTCATTCCTGGATGCTGTGGGGATCTATCCCTTTTGGTTTATTTTTTGTCTTGCAGTGGGTTGTTCCTCATTTTTCAGCCAATGCTGAGATCAACCAATGGGCCTTATTTGCCTACTACACCATGATTGCTGTGTTTTTTAACATCGCATTCACAGCCGTCAATTTACCCTATACAGCCCTGACTCCCGAATTAACCCAAGACTATAACGAGCGAACCAGTCTGAATAGTTTTCGATTTGCCTTCTCCATTAGTGGAAGTATTCTGGCTCTAGCGATTGCTTCTCTTAGCGCTAACTGGTTTGAGAATCCCAGTCAGCAATATTTTGCCATTGGCCTTGGCTGTGCAGTTCTATCCGTCTTACCCCTCTATTGGTGTGTTTGGGGCACAGAAGAACGCTATACCTCAGAAACTGCAGAACAGATTCCCATGCTGGAACAAGTGAAAATTGCCTTGTCCAATCGTCCGTTTTTATTCGTGATTGGCATTTATCTCTGTTCTTGGCTAGCCTTTCAGCTAACGGCTGCCATCATTCCCTATTACGTCACCAGCTGGATGAAGCAGGATGCTTATTTTCAGGTTGCTCTGCTGGTTCAGGTCGTCGCCATCATTATGTTGTTTGTCTGGAGCAGTATTAGCGAGAGAATCGGCAAACGCATGGTCTATTTCATGGGCATGTCCCTCTGGATTATTGCCCAAAGTGGCCTATTCTTCCTCCAGCCCGGTCAAATTGTCGGCCTATATGTCCTGAGTATGATGGCTGGCGTTGGGGTCGCCACCGCCTATTTGATTCCATGGTCCATGCTGCCAGATGTGATTGAGCTAGATGAGCTCAAAACAGGCAAACGCCGGGAAGGCATTTTCTATGCCTTTATGGTTTTCCTGCAAAAGTTAGGACTTGCTTTGGGCCTCTTTTTAGTCGGCCTGGCCTTGGAAAGCTCTGGGTTTATCTCACCTACCCCCGGTGAAGCCCTGCCAATCCAGCCGGATTCGGCCTTACTGGCGATTCGAATTGCCATTGGACCGCTCCCCACCTTAATTCTATTGGTTGGTCTGCTACTCGCTTATTTCTATCCCATTTCTCGGGAAGTCCATGCTGAAATCTTGTTGAAACTACGAGAGCGACGTTTGGGACTAGAGAACACGACCCATCACGCCCCTCCTCAAATGGATGTGCTAGATGAACAGTAG
- the xseB gene encoding exodeoxyribonuclease VII small subunit, translated as MKGNNDTSAAPNGVELPQDWRYEETIREVETIITEIETGQLDLADVFERFAAAITYLRQCEAFLADRQGQMELLIEELGDETEF; from the coding sequence ATGAAAGGTAACAACGATACATCGGCGGCTCCAAACGGAGTTGAACTTCCTCAAGACTGGCGGTATGAAGAGACGATTCGCGAAGTCGAAACCATCATTACGGAAATTGAGACGGGGCAGTTAGATTTAGCCGATGTTTTTGAGCGCTTTGCAGCCGCGATTACTTATCTGCGTCAATGTGAAGCCTTCTTGGCAGATCGACAAGGCCAAATGGAACTTCTGATCGAAGAACTGGGAGATGAGACCGAGTTTTAA
- the xseA gene encoding exodeoxyribonuclease VII large subunit produces MTSYQPNLLVPPEVLSVKGLTDYIQALLEDDSYLVQVWVEGEVSSAARHRSGFFFTLQDQQEAASIHCVIWNSYCDQLVIEPEVGEQILALGRIRVYPQRGQYQLMAWQLFPAGEGLRSLRYQQLRDRLTREGLFDPLQKQALPTYPQTVGVVTSHQAAAWGDIKRTLKAQHPGLKVLFSPTKVQGKQAPEAIVLAIERVIKDGRAEVLIVARGGGATEDLACFNDERVVRAIAECPIPVISGIGHQRDETLADLVADVCAHTPTAAAECIPRLTDWQTDYRNCIARLYIILTRQLDVAHEHLLYQKTRLRRLQIDRQFEREQVLRSRLQNHLLHAIKHRLGQAQQHQQLLQQQLTSLDPTQVLKRGYALVQTTDQQIVRSTQQLQVDQELKVELAEGHFTARVTALQSSPQEADHER; encoded by the coding sequence AAGTGTTGTCCGTTAAAGGGTTAACGGATTATATTCAGGCGCTACTGGAAGATGATTCATATTTAGTCCAAGTTTGGGTCGAAGGCGAGGTCTCCAGTGCAGCCCGGCATCGCAGTGGCTTCTTCTTTACCCTCCAAGATCAGCAGGAAGCTGCCTCTATTCACTGTGTGATTTGGAATAGCTACTGTGACCAGCTCGTCATCGAACCAGAGGTGGGTGAGCAGATTCTGGCGTTAGGCCGTATTCGGGTGTACCCCCAACGGGGCCAATATCAGCTGATGGCCTGGCAATTATTTCCCGCCGGGGAAGGATTACGCTCCCTGCGCTACCAGCAGCTCCGAGACCGCTTAACCCGCGAGGGCCTATTCGACCCTCTCCAAAAACAAGCCCTCCCAACCTATCCCCAAACGGTTGGGGTGGTCACCTCCCATCAAGCTGCGGCTTGGGGTGATATTAAACGCACGCTGAAGGCCCAGCATCCCGGGTTAAAAGTGCTATTCTCCCCAACCAAAGTACAGGGTAAACAAGCGCCAGAAGCAATCGTGCTAGCCATTGAACGGGTGATTAAAGACGGTAGAGCCGAGGTCTTGATTGTGGCCCGAGGCGGAGGCGCAACCGAAGACTTAGCTTGTTTCAATGATGAGCGGGTGGTGCGGGCCATTGCAGAGTGCCCCATTCCAGTCATTTCTGGCATTGGGCATCAGCGAGATGAGACCCTAGCTGATCTGGTGGCCGATGTATGTGCCCATACACCGACAGCCGCCGCTGAGTGCATTCCCCGTCTAACAGACTGGCAAACAGACTATCGCAATTGTATTGCCCGACTCTACATTATTCTCACGCGCCAGCTCGATGTTGCCCATGAGCATTTGCTGTATCAAAAAACGCGCCTACGGCGGCTGCAGATAGATCGTCAGTTTGAACGGGAACAGGTGTTGCGATCGCGGCTGCAAAACCACCTTCTCCACGCCATTAAACATCGATTAGGACAGGCTCAGCAGCATCAACAGCTTTTACAGCAACAGCTCACTTCTCTAGACCCCACCCAAGTGCTTAAACGAGGATATGCCCTCGTCCAAACCACCGACCAGCAAATTGTCCGTAGTACACAACAGCTACAAGTCGATCAAGAACTCAAGGTAGAGTTAGCAGAAGGCCACTTTACTGCTCGCGTCACGGCATTGCAGTCTTCACCCCAGGAAGCGGATCATGAAAGGTAA